The following proteins are co-located in the Vigna angularis cultivar LongXiaoDou No.4 chromosome 2, ASM1680809v1, whole genome shotgun sequence genome:
- the LOC128195490 gene encoding uncharacterized protein LOC128195490 isoform X1: MFTFVAYHFHLFVFISCFQNIQFYSTSVFVPFRVLTSILVGSHCFFAASRLFLTGPLLVSRFSQVGIVILVTSSGLRDIVSVWVLKSYTAWPYILPVVNPFRLIGVGLPVWTLATLCYGFSFDFWSISVCCMQRS; the protein is encoded by the exons ATGTTCACATTTGTTGCCTATCATTTCCATTTGTTCGTTTTCATCTCTTGCTTTCAAAATATTCAGTTTTATTCCACTTCCGTTTTCGTTCCCTTTCGTGTCCTAACTTCCATATTGGTTGGCTCTCATTGTTTCTTCGCTGCTTCAag GCTGTTTCTCACTGGACCGCTATTGGTTTCGAGATTTTCGCAGGTTGGGATTGTGATTCTTGTCACGAGTTCCGGCCTCAGAGATATTGTCTCAGTTTGGGTGTTGAAGTCATATACAGCTTGGCCTTACATACTTCCCGT TGTAAACCCATTCAGACTTATTGGAGTTGGATTACCCGTTTGGACTCTTGCAACTTTGTGTTATGGTTTCTCTTTCGATTTCTGGTCCATTTCAGTCTGTTGCAT